A window of Trichoderma atroviride chromosome 3, complete sequence contains these coding sequences:
- a CDS encoding uncharacterized protein (EggNog:ENOG41) has product MPFLKLEDRDRQLYYTLTSPTATTSSKITTIVLIHGLGSSSSYYAPVIPKLVDAGYSCLALDSHGSALTKLTGQGGDLETIIQDIGAAVSALKISPSHTIIVGHSMGGIVAPEATLRYQFAGTVLLGPVYPNEGLGKAMEDRIQKVQQNGMDGLADIIPKAATASTATALQRAFIRTLLLAQSPEGYIANCRAIINASVPAYDKIKSPLLLVAGAEDMVCPIELSQKIHDSWGSTDKHLQVLDKTGHWYCIESPNQVGDAIVQFSNGIKSV; this is encoded by the exons ATGCCATTCCTCAAGCTAGAAGACCGAGACCGGCAGCTTTACTATACCTTGACTTCGCCAACAGCGACAACATCTTCCAAGATAACAACTATTGTTCTTATCCATGGCCTGGGATCTTCCAGTTCTTATTATGCACCTGTCATCCCCAAGCTCGTAGATGCAGGATATTCTTGTTTGGCTCTTGATTCTCATG GCTCTGCCTTGACCAAATTGACTGGCCAGGGCGGCGACCTGGAAACAATAATTCAGGATATAGGCGCCGCCGTATCAGCACTCAAAATATCTCCTAGCCATACGATTATAGTAGGACACTCCATGGGCGGTATTGTCGCTCCTGAAGCGACACTTCGATACCAATTCGCCGGCACTGTTCTCTTAGGCCCCGTGTATCCTAATGAGGGTCTTGGAAAGGCTATGGAAGACAGGATTCAAAAGGTCCAACAGA ACGGCATGGACGGCCTAGCGGATATCATACCCAAGGCTGCAACAGCATCTACCGCCACCGCACTTCAACGAGCATTCATTCGCACTCTTCTCCTTGCTCAAAGTCCTGAAGGCTACATTGCAAATTGTAGGGCAATTATAAATGCTTCGGTGCCAGCTTatgacaagatcaagtcTCCACTCTTGCTGGTCGCTGGTGCTGAGGATATGGTTTGTCCGATAGAGCTCTCGCAGAAAATCCACGATAG CTGGGGATCGACGGATAAACATTTGCAAGTTCTGGATAAAACCGGCCACTGGTACTGCATTGAGTCGCCTAATCAAGTTGGGGACGCTATTGTTCAATTTTCAAACGGCATCAAATCCGTGTAA
- a CDS encoding uncharacterized protein (EggNog:ENOG41), whose product MIYSHPRRLEYPNVDLLTFLFDYKGCQAKEDTPIFAEAKYPTQVITKAKARDLTRQIAYFLRHQYGIGKDGPDKDIVVTISTGQSALGCIFYAVLAAEGIYSAASPSSTASDLTRQIHDGPASLVICSEDLKDVVLSSTHDAGIPARNVLVLSSYPEIQLKSADGTVECDFEGSLDWRRITDQKELEYSKACILYSSGTTGLPKGVLISHQNLVSVCYFPALLDLEGWKRVGHNFHRSTLGHLPAAHIAGILSYFIKCFYDGGIVYWMPRFNIDDFIRHTAELKVTYFFTVPPVYMAIAKNPAVTDQFKSVEYGVAGAAPMSYDLQQSATNKLKGEVTQVWGMSESTGVVTYTPPDRHDTVGSLSPLMPNVDMRLVDENDNDVEIGQPGEALLKGPMITKGYHNNPEATDSSFTADGYLRTGDILRVEGDLLYIVDRKKELIKYKGMQVAPAELEGVLIAHPSVFDAGVIATQRGEEEVPMAYVVLVPGEKGNVSETELVDYVAGKVANHKRLRGGVAFTDVIPRNPTGKILRRELRALHNRRSKL is encoded by the exons ATGATATACTCGCATCCAAGGCGATTGGAGTATCCAAATGTGGATCTTCTCACATTTTTGTTTG ACTACAAAGGGtgccaagcaaaagaagacacTCCAATCTTCGCTGAAGCCAAATATCCTACTCAAGTCatcaccaaagccaaagctcgCGATCTAACTCGTCAGATTGCTTACTTTCTTCGCCACCAATACGGAATCGGTAAAGACGGCCCTGACAAAGACATAGTTGTTACGATATCCACTGGACAGTCTGCACTTGGCTGCATCTTTTACGCTGTCCTTGCTGCTGAAGGCATCTACTCAGCcgcatcaccatcttctacGGCGTCAGATCTGACAAGGCAGATTCATGATGGACCTGCTAGCCTTGTTATATGCAGCGAAGATCTAAAAGATGTTGTTTTGAGCAGCACCCACGATGCCGGAATCCCTGCCAGAAATGTTCTGGTGCTCAGTTCGTATCCAGAGATTCAGCTGAAGAGCGCAGATGGGACAGTGGAATGTGATTTTGAGGGTTCTCTAGATTGGAGGCGTATTACTGATCAAAAAGAGCTAGAGTACAGCAAAGCGTGTATTCTGTACTCATCAGGGACCACTGGATTGCCCAAAG GTGTTCTCATATCTCATCAAAATCTGGTTTCTGTGTGTTATTTCCCCGCTCTTTTGGACCTGGAAGGTTGGAAAAGAGTAGGCCATAATTTTCACAGATCCACTCTCGGTCACTTGCCTGCAGCGCACATTGCCGGCATACTCAGTTACTTCATAAAATGTTTTTATGATGGAGGAATCGTTTACTGGATGCCAAGGTTCAACATTGACGATTTCATTCGGCATACTGCAGAACTCAAAGTGACCTACTTCTTTACTGTACCGCCTGTATACATGGCTATTGCAAAGAACCCAGCGGTGACGGATCAGTTCAAGAGCGTTGAATACGgcgttgctggtgctgctccCATGAGCTACGATCTACAACAATCAGCTACCAACAAGTTAAAGGGCGAGGTTACTCAAGTATGGGGAATGAGCGAATCGACTGGTGTTGTAACGTATACTCCCCCGGATCGTCATGATACAGTGGGAAGTCTGAGTCCATTGATGCCCAACGTCGACATGAG ACTAGTAGATGAAAACGACAATGATGTTGAGATTGGGCAGCCAGGCGAGGCGCTATTGAAAGGCCCAATGATCACCAAAGGTTACCACAACAATCCTGAAGCTACCGATTCATCTTTCACCGCGGATGGATATCTACGAACTGGGGATATCCTAAGAGTAGAAGGAGATTTGCTCTACATAGTAGACAGGAAGAAG GAGCTTATCAAATACAAAGGGATGCAAGTTGCGCCAGCCGAGCTAGAAGGTGTTCTTATTGCGCACCCATCCGTCTTTGATGCTGGCGTGATTGCAACGCAGCGAGGGGAGGAAGAGGTACCGATGGCATATGTGGTCCTTGTGCCTGGGGAAAAAGGGAATGTATCAGAAACCGAGCTGGTCGACTATGTTGCGGGCAAGGTCGCTAATCACAAGCGCTTGCGAGGCGGTGTTGCCTTTACCGATGTTATACCCAGGAATCCAACAGGCAAGATCCTGAGAAGAGAGTTGAGAGCATTACACAATCGTCGGTCAAAGCTCTAA
- a CDS encoding uncharacterized protein (EggNog:ENOG41), translated as MTKMADPEKKTMKNPKGVEAQFATILADATKLYNDSSDKDPTLKEFLTPPMKSVSDLTLQLTIQNDQFSHFRERRQKIFDAVGAALRPVELIGDIVAEGASEVFPPTQGIFAAVMYLINAAHDVSAMYDSILDLFDKLKDFTSRLDVYLNHTLSPALYEKLVTILATLFQVLVIATKAAHNGRLKAYFKKLIGIESPVQAALQKLNDLTLGEERQAIAETHGGVAELNIKSDRVEDMIAQMSQNILDLRLGQQRNSGLVYREKLREILEPTPYAEDSYAAFSKHRVQGTGDWLLEDEGMKTWLQGESQYLWICGNPGTGKSFLTSRIITWGLENLPHLGYFFFSANDPETRSVLQALRDVAYQLSENDAIYAEKLSRQLRSSDEIKTIPSAFRRLFVQPLQEDNRDTTLYIFFDGIDEAEQSDVEQLLSLLAPGDDAESEPRLKLQFAFTGRSYLAETVSAALDPNSAGQVFTTIYVTPECIADDVSAFITDGVRRSRILSRSPEDFKQEVIESMKKQVDGLFILAKFMLNEINQKRHPSSILRSLKSFPKEINGMLNETLANLSVTISEEDARDLTEMLRWVSCAEESLTLEQLEAALIMRFGDPPLRLEESLRGQYACFFALEREDGLTTDDLVKDFVRTQREAHPEGSHSPSPSPRLRALSGSSTSSPRRGMSPMGRDSGILGTSPPTTELPSPRHFSPARSPGILDTSNEIEFRSNPSTTYVVFCHASVRQFFRESNANITHATKGGVAIGYDLKTARINILKTCLRIFNDKAWFDKMELDHGKEAIKQYAAWYWQEHLAALDPATVPLEDKKELGMRIFNMLTMESVIYDWSIMYEKNDEGLEVLTDSNMQALHKWLNDPEILMGLTAEAKDFVTNQAKEDLGICQAIGRFYAKQWLSKDFISYVPTLFCFNIVQNVAFMSDGHPWSQAQIRWSEMPIQDRVRRAIDWANYPPTAHSHRRLGSTYLMLERYSDALTQYNKALELDPNNVGTAGRIAYCLSKYGHYSEALTQALQCAEIEEKSIRDGGLQGFALTSCNWRLYKDYLLIARCSYLTGKMEAALQYFRKAIDSAPNAHLKLFERFEAEVEYLGVLANANLHSEMMSLLQEMASKADGKGKEPDYLTDLLLQNCDKPLVMDWIPKAACKTGKVELILNHFDKAIETARGSNQMGMLYLRLAYGTTLAYNRDLDGSIEIFERISLIEYRPRGNVPTRHGHATSFQKLSALYKQKILQTDLESSEAMEWIRKLEQIQEKQSKNQNFDVPADKYGSDVNIASVYLALFYRLLKDEPKARQLLGNLIINSLDLLLDDEPRNDQYAVENLLQAFIAANDTEDAQALARSMRKVNRAVAMATPLASPTLTRMEPKLPDIQSVDKWCAQCLNNISTTENMYLCRFCVDAYCERCLKGTIRQPGNKTCDRRTDIVCRSDHDWFTIQPLNQFLHTGEILWGDGMVKDFRDWENALRERWHDAGLRSGTAF; from the exons ATGACAAAAATGGCGGatccagagaagaagactaTGAAGAATCCAAAGGGGGTGGAGGCACAGTTTGCGACCATTCTTGCGGATGCTACGAAGCTCTACAACGATTCATCTGACAAGGACCCGACGCTCAAGGAATTTCTCACGCCGCCGATGAAGTCTGTTTCCGACCTAACACTTCAGTTGACGATTCAAAATGACCAGTTCAGCCACTTTCGAGAAAGACGCCAGAAGATCTTCGACGCTGTTGGGGCTGCTCTGCGGCCGGTGGAGCTGATAGGAGACATCGTGGCCGAGGGAGCTTCGGAGGTTTTCCCGCCGACGCAGGGCATCTTTGCCGCAGTCATGTACCTTATCAATGCTGCGCACGATGTTTCTGCCATGTACGATTCAATATTGGACCTATTTGACAAACTAAAA GATTTCACGTCGAGGTTGGACGTGTACTTGAACCACACGCTGAGTCCTGCGCTGTACGAGAAACTCGTCACCATTCTGGCAACATTATTTCAAGTGCTTGTCATTGCTACCAAAGCCGCACACAATGGCAGGCTGAAGGCGTACTTCAAGAAGCTCATAGGCATTGAGAGTCCTGTCCAGGCGGCGCTTCAGAAGCTGAACGACTTGACGCTGGGAGAGGAGCGGCAGGCTATTGCAGAGACGCATGGGGGTGTTGCAGAGCTCAACATCAAATCAGACAGAGTAGAGGATATGATTGCTCAGATGAGCCAGAATATCCTGGACTTGCGGCTGGGGCAGCAGCGAAACAGCGGCCTTGTCTATCGAGAAAAGCTGCGGGAAATTCTAGAGCCTACTCCATATGCAGAAGACTCCTACGCGGCATTCTCCAAGCACAGAGTCCAAGGAACTGGAGACTGGCTactggaagatgagggtATGAAGACTTGGCTTCAAGGGGAATCTCAGTATCTGTGGATATGTGGCAATCCTG GTACTGGAAAGTCTTTCTTAACATCGCGAATCATCACTTGGGGCCTTGAAAACCTTCCGCATTTGggctacttcttcttttccgcCAACGACCCGGAGACGCGATCTGTACTGCAGGCACTACGAGACGTCGCCTATCAGCTTAGCGAAAACGATGCCATCTATGCTGAGAAACTTTCAAGACAGCTTCGCAGCAGTGACGAAATCAAGACCATCCCCAGTGCATTTAGGAGGCTGTTTGTGCAGCCATTACAGGAAGACAACCGCGACACAACTTTGTACATATTCTTCGACGGCATAGAtgaagcagagcagagcgaTGTGGAACAactcttgtctcttcttgcacctggagatgatgcagaaTCAGAACCACGGCTCAAGCTGCAGTTTGCTTTTACTGGAAGGAGTTATTTGGCTGAAACGGTGTCTGCTGCATTGGACCCAAACTCAGCCGGTCAGGTGTTTACAACCATTTATGTGACACCAGAGTGCATTGCAGACGATGTGAGCGCCTTCATTACCGACGGCGTGCGACGCTCAAGAATCCTCAGCCGGTCTCCAGAAGATTTCAAGCAGGAAGTCATTGAatcgatgaagaagcaagtcgacggcctcttcatcttggccaagttCATGTTGAATGAGATCAACCAGAAGCGGCACCCCAGTTCAATTCTTCGAAGCCTCAAGTCGTTTCCGAAAGAAATCAACGGCATGCTCAACGAAACACTTGCCAATCTCTCCGTCACCATCTCAGAGGAGGATGCTCGTGACCTCACCGAGATGCTGCGATGGGTTTCTTGTGCCGAAGAATCGCTCACGCTCGAACAACTGGAGGCTGCGCTCATCATGAGATTTGGGGACCCTCCTTTGCGGCTTGAGGAATCACTCCGAGGCCAATATGCGTGCTTTTTCGCGCTTGAACGGGAAGACGGCTTAACCACAGATGACCTGGTCAAGGACTTTGTCAGAACGCAGCGAGAGGCGCACCCAGAAGGAAGCCACAGTCCGAGTCCAAGTCCGCGTCTTCGTGCCCTCAGCGGCTCTAGTACAAGTAGTCCCAGACGCGGAATGAGTCCTATGGGCCGAGATTCAGGTATCCTGGGCACCAGTCCGCCTACAACTGAATTGCCTAGTCCGCGACATTTCAGCCCAGCGCGGAGCCCTGGAATCCTTGACACGTCCAACGAGATTGAGTTCCGATCGAACCCCTCGACGACGTATGTGGTTTTCTGTCATGCATCAGTACGGCAGTTCTTTCGTGAGAGCAACGCAAACATTACCCATGCTACAAAGGGAGGCGTTGCGATTGGCTATGATCTCAAGACGGCACGCATCAATATTTTGAAGACTTGTCTGCGCATCTTCAATGATAAAGCGTGGTTCGATAAGATGGAATTGGATCACGGGAAAGAAGCTATAAAGCAATATGCTGCTTGGTACTGGCAAGAACATTTGGCGGCGCTTGACCCGGCGACTGTTCCATTggaagacaagaaagaatTGGGCATGCGCATATTCAACATGTTGACGATGGAGAGTGTCATATATGACTGGAGTATCATGTATGAGAAAAATGACGAAGGATTAGAGGTGCTCACCGACTCTAATATGCAAGCTCTTCATAAATGGCTCAATGACCCTGAAATTCTCATGGGCCTTACAGCGGAAGCAAAAGATTTTGTCACAAACCAGGCGAAAGAGGATCTCGGGATTTGCCAGGCAATTGGTAGATTCTATGCGAAACAGTGGCTGTCCAAAGACTTCATCAGCTACGTTCCAACTCTATTCTGCTTCAACATTGTCCAGAACGTGGCTTTCATGAGTGACGGACATCCCTGGTCTCAGGCGCAGATTCGTTGGTCCGAGATGCCAATCCAAGACAGAGTGCGAAGAGCCATTGACTGGGCAAACTATCCTCCAACGGCTCACTCGCATCGACGCCTAGGGAGCACGTATCTGATGCTAGAGCGCTACAGCGACGCCTTGACGCAATACAACAAGGCGCTGGAACTGGATCCCAATAATGTCGGGACTGCAGGCCGCATTGCCTACTGCTTATCCAAATATGGGCATTACAGCGAGGCTTTGACCCAGGCCCTCCAGTGTGCtgagattgaagagaagagtatTCGTGATGGAGGTCTGCAGGGGTTTGCTTTGACCAGCTGCAATTGGCGTCTCTACAAAGACTATCTTCTCATTGCACGATGCTCGTATCTGACGGGGAAAATGGAGGCTGCGCTCCAGTATTTCCGCAAGGCAATTGATAGCGCACCTAACGCACATCTCAAGCTCTTTGAGCGTTTTGAAGCCGAAGTCGAATATTTGGGAGTGCTGGCAAACGCAAATCTACATTCTGAGATGATGAGTCTGCTTCAAGAGATGGCAAGTAAAGCTGATGGCAAAGGTAAAGAGCCAGACTACTTGACagaccttcttcttcagaaCTGCGATAAGCCGCTTGTCATGGATTGGATCCCCAAGGCAGCCTGTAAGACGGGTAAAGTAGAGCTCATACTGAATCACTTTGACAAAGCCATCGAGACTGCTCGCGGTAGCAATCAAATGGGTATGCTCTACTTGCGTCTGGCATATGGAACCACTCTGGCATATAACCGTGACCTGGATGGCTCAATCGAGATTTTTGAGCGGATTTCCTTGATCGAGTACAGGCCAAGAGGCAATGTTCCGACACGCCATGGACATGCGACATCGTTCCAAAAGCTCTCTGCTCTCTATAAACAAAAGATTCTCCAAACTGACCTCGAGTCGTCCGAAGCCATGGAGTGGATACggaagctggagcagatccaagagaagcagagcaaGAACCAGAATTTCGATGTGCCTGCGGACAAGTACGGCTCAGACGTCAACATAGCATCCGTTTACTTGGCACTGTTTTATCGCCTTCTAAAGGACGAGCCGAAAGCAAGGCAGCTCCTGGGGAATCTGATCATTAACAGCCTCGACCTTTTACTAGATGATGAGCCACGGAATGACCAGTATGCCGTTGAAAACCTGTTGCAAGCATTCATCGCAGCCAACGACACTGAGGACGCGCAGGCGCTGGCTCGATCCATGAGAAAGGTCAATCGCGCGGTTGCAATGGCGACTCCTCTGGCCTCTCCGACGCTCACGCGGATGGAGCCGAAGCTTCCCGACATCCAGTCTGTTGACAAGTGGTGTGCGCAGTGTCTGAACAACATCTCCACGACTGAAAACATGTACCTGTGTCGGTTCTGCGTAGACGCCTACTGTGAAAGGTGCTTGAAGGGAACGATCCGGCAGCCTGGGAACAAGACTTGCGACCGCAGGACGGATATTGTTTGCCGCAGCGATCACGATTGGTTTACGATACAGCCATTGAACCAGTTCCTGCATACGGGGGAGATTCTCTGGGGCGACGGTATGGTGAAGGATTTTAGGGACTGGGAGAATGCTTTGAGGGAGAGATGGCATGATGCTGGCTTAAGAAGCGGGACTGCGTTCTGA
- a CDS encoding uncharacterized protein (EggNog:ENOG41), translating to MLKTEPPKKFAIALFHGFQALDVFGPIDALNLLSFSKPLELCILAETLDPVSTVPERLPADSPIPNLPAVGVIGESVVPSHTYKNAPEDIEVLLVPGGRGTRNLPRTQHVADFIKERFPKLRYLLTICTGASIAARSGVLDGKNATTNKMAFDWVITQGPNVKWARRARWVCEGNVWTSSGLTAGIDMMYAFIADQYGEEKADWIAAASEFTRNKDPTDDPFNKD from the exons ATGTTAAAAACCGAGCCGCCCAAAAAATTCGCCATTGCGCTGTTCCATGGCTTTCAAGCACTCGATGTATTCGGCCCCATCGATGCGCTCAACTTACTCTCGTTTTCCAAGCCATTGGAACTGTGTATACTCGCTGAAACGTTGGATCCCGTATCAACCGTCCCCGAGCGACTTCCAGCCGACAGCCCAATCCCAAATCTACCGGCCGTTGGTGTAATCGGGGAGAGCGTCGTGCCATCACATACGTACAAGAACGCCCCAGAAGACATCGAGGTCCTTCTTGTGCCAGGAGGCCGCGGGACTCGAAATCTGCCACGCACACAGCACGTTGccgacttcatcaaggagCGATTCCCGAAACTACGTTACCTGCTCACCATTTGCACGGGAGCCAGCATTGCAGCGAGATCCGGGGTCCTCGACGGCAAAAATGCTACAACGAACAAGATGGCTTTTGATTGG GTGATAACTCAAGGCCCAAATGTCAAGTGGGCTCGCCGTGCACGCTGGGTCTGCGAGGGCAACGTCTGGACTTCGTCGGGATTAACGGCAGGCATCGACATGATGTATGCCTTTATTGCGGATCaatatggagaagaaaaggcagacTGGATAGCCGCAGCGTCGGAGTTTACTAGGAATAAGGACCCTACGGACGACCCTTTCAACAAGGATTGA
- a CDS encoding uncharacterized protein (EggNog:ENOG41~SECRETED:SignalP(1-19)) yields MMLLQTISTLSLLVSSAIAAPQKAPATFDVMALRSASPIHFAQVSAAKGGLFLNLPHSNATCEGKSSGHATLYIEGEELVLYSCKGEKQKVFVDRSGMGQGVVRYVTGEQALPRYAELKGWATDKNKNLNFKGTGFVACPHSIDDSWSLWLDVGLGQPGGNKGCLRFTARELENKKPVGCRYTQ; encoded by the exons ATGATGTTGCTACAAACCATATCGACGCTCTCCCTTCTCGTCTCCTCGGCCATCGCTGCACCGCAAAAAGCCCCTGCGACATTCGACGTCATGGCTCTTCGGTCTGCCAGCCCTATCCACTTTGCTCAAGTCAGTGCCGCAAAGGGCGGTCTGTTTCTCAACCTGCCTCATTCGAATGCCACGTGCGAGGGCAAATCCAGCGGCCACGCGACCTTGTACATTGAGGGCGAGGAGCTAGTCTTGTACTCTTGCAAGggggagaagcaaaaggtcTTTGTAGATCGATCTGGCATGG GGCAGGGCGTCGTACGCTACGTTACAGGGGAGCAAGCCCTCCCACGATATGCCGAGCTCAAGGGCTGGGCCACggataaaaacaaaaatctgAATTTCAAGGGCACGGGCTTCGTTGCTTGCCCGCACAGCATCGACGACTCGTGGAGCCTCTGGCTGGATGTGGGACTGGGCCAGCCCGGCGGCAACAAGGGCTGCTTGAGGTTTACGGCACGCGAGTTGGAGAATAAAAAGCCGGTGGGCTGCAGGTATACGCAATGA
- a CDS encoding uncharacterized protein (TransMembrane:14 (i73-92o104-124i136-154o160-185i197-216o228-251i285-307o319-336i356-372o392-415i422-439o451-469i490-510o562-584i)), translating to MAASREEAPLLGSESRSIPEPHEYSSISTQNHSNSRVGDEYAESTTPGRSGRRAAGVARMEAVSAQLSRSERFWIFSGIFLIGYAYGLESQVRSTYMPYATSSFSLHSYLATINLLRSVVAVAVQPTAAKIADVFGRFEVVAASTLFYTVGMAVESTSSSVYAFCAGTILYQVGYTCIVLLLEILVADFSSMRARVFFSYIPALPFIVNTWISGSITSAVLRVTTWRWGIGMWCIVYPVASLPLLITLYSIDRRSARGPRKDELVDASSGLDSLRKWSAQLFDQVDGIGLITLVTAFSLVLTPLTIAGGTVSHWRNPQVVLPLVIGLVCVPAFVLWEKNGARNPLVPFHLLKDRGVWAALAVRSLLNFAWYVQGNYLYTVLIVAFDFPIENATRILSFFSFFGVVSGVAVGLVIYRFRRLKQIIVLGTIVFMIALGVLIKFPGGASLNSKSGLIGGQILLGLSSGLFAYPTQASIQASASRDHVAILTGLYLSFYNVGSAFGTCISGAIWTQTLYPTLEASLAFQPNATLARAIYENPFSIVSQYPVGTEIRSAIIHSYQSIQRLLCITAMCICLPMIGFALALRNPKLSDQQVQEDAEDERPNDV from the coding sequence ATGGCTGCCTCACGCGAAGAGGCCCCGTTGCTCGGCTCGGAATCCCGCTCAATACCCGAGCCCCATGAATATTCAAGCATCTCGACGCAAAACCACAGTAACAGCCGTGTCGGCGACGAGTATGCCGAATCCACGACGCCGGGGCGATCTGGCAGACGGGCTGCGGGCGTGGCTCGCATGGAGGCCGTCTCGGCCCAGCTGTCTCGCTCTGAGCGCTTCTGGATCTTCTCGGGCATCTTTCTGATAGGCTATGCGTACGGCCTCGAGAGCCAGGTCCGGTCAACCTACATGCCGTATGCAACGTCCAGCTTCTCGCTGCACTCGTACCTGGCCACGATCAACCTGCTGCGGAGCGTTGTTGCGGTTGCGGTCCAGCCCACGgcggccaagattgccgatgTCTTTGGCCGCTTCGAGGTCGTGGCGGCGTCGACCTTGTTCTACACCGTCGGCATGGCCGTCGAGTCGACGTCCAGCTCCGTCTACGCCTTCTGCGCCGGCACCATCCTGTACCAGGTCGGCTACACCTGcatcgtgctgctgctggagatcCTCGTGGCCGACTTCTCGTCGATGCGGGCCcgcgtcttcttcagctaCATCCCCGCGCTGCCCTTCATCGTCAACACGTGGATCAGCGGTAGCATTACGTCGGCGGTGCTGCGCGTCACCACGTGGCGCTGGGGAATCGGCATGTGGTGCATCGTCTACCCTGTCGCCTCTCTCCCGCTGCTCATCACACTATACTCGATTGATCGCCGCTCGGCGCGGGGACCTCGCAAGGACGAGCTGGTCGACGCCTCCAGCGGCCTCGACAGCCTGCGCAAGTGGAGTGCCCAGCTCTTCGACCAGGTGGACGGCATCGGCCTCATCACGCTCGTCACGGCCTTCAGCCTCGTCCTGACGCCTCTCACGATTGCCGGCGGGACCGTGTCGCACTGGAGGAACCCGCAGGTCGTGCTTCCGCTGGTCATTGGGCTGGTCTGCGTTCCCGCCTTTGTCTTGTGGGAGAAGAACGGTGCCAGAAACCCGCTTGTCCCGTTCCATCTGCTCAAGGATCGCGGCGTCTGGGCGGCTCTCGCGGTGCGCAGCCTGCTGAACTTTGCCTGGTATGTCCAGGGCAACTATCTCTATACGGTCCTCATCGTTGCGTTCGACTTCCCCATTGAGAACGCGACCCGgatcctctccttcttttccttctttggTGTTGTAAGTGGCGTTGCTGTAGGTCTTGTCATTTACAGATTCCGACGCCTCAAGCAAATCATTGTGCTAGGCACGATAGTCTTCATGATCGCCTTGGGCGTTTTGATTAAATTTCCCGGAGGTGCGAGTCTCAACTCCAAATCGGGACTCATCGGCGGCCAAATCCTTCTGGGCCTCTCCAGCGGCTTGTTTGCGTATCCCACCCAAGCCTCGATCCAAGCCTCGGCATCGCGAGACCACGTTGCCATCCTGACGGGGCTCTACCTCTCCTTTTACAACGTTGGCAGTGCATTTGGCACTTGCATCTCTGGGGCCATCTGGACCCAGACTCTATACCCCACGCTGGAGGCGAGCTTGGCTTTCCAGCCCAACGCCACTCTGGCACGAGCTATTTACGAGAATCCATTTTCCATTGTTTCGCAATACCCCGTCGGAACTGAAATCCGAAGTGCCATTATTCACAGTTATCAGAGCATTCAGCGCTTGCTTTGCATCACGGCCATGTGTATTTGTCTGCCCATGATTGGCTTTGCCTTGGCTCTCCGAAATCCAAAACTATCAGACCAACAGGTCCAAGAAGATGCGGAGGACGAGCGACCAAACGACGTATGA
- a CDS encoding uncharacterized protein (EggNog:ENOG41~TransMembrane:1 (o187-209i)): protein MSGRYERVNAHDDEDHEDVPQRRAQVPNSPPPSFHSRASSPTRNGRVNNDLADAFDDDDASDDETDDRARLVRQDSTPTIRSTNDSARLSAPTAPTSIPATSDAASSGSRPRVMGGGFGSDGVFANMSARPERTDGTAEKEEQPPTYEQAAADAAPPYWETTILAPGYGGGDEVYVDGMPVGSVFSFIWNGMISTSFQLVGFLLTYLLHSTHAAKNGSRAGLGITLIQYGFYMKGSPDDPPKMTGPDGYAAPPRSQLARLPGQRCD from the exons ATGTCTGGGCGTTACGAGAGG GTAAATGCccacgatgatgaggaccaCGAGGATGTTCCGCAGCGACGAGCCCAGGTCCCCAATTCGCCACCTCCGTCCTTCCATTCCCGCGCCTCTTCGCCAACACGAAATGGCCGAGTCAACAACGACCTCGCCGATGCgtttgatgatgacgatgcgaGCGACGATGAAACAGACGATAGAGCGAGACTAGTCCGACAGGACTCTACACCAACCATCAGATCAACCAACGACTCTGCGCGACTCTCTGCACCGACAGCACCGACTTCCATTCCGGCCACGTCGGATGCGGCTTCATCCGGTTCACGACCCCGAGTGATGGGCGGCGGATTTGGCTCCGATGGCGTGTTTGCGAATATGTCAGCCCGGCCGGAGCGGACGGACGGCACTgcggagaaggaggagcaACCACCT ACTTACGAACAAGCCGCTGCTGACGCTGCTCCGCCATACTGGGAAACAACGATTCTTGCGCCCGGCTACGGTGGCGGCGATGAAGTTTACGTCGACGGCATGCCCGTTGGGTCTGTGTTTTCCTTCATCTGGAACGGCATGATTTCTACCTCATTCCAGCTCGTCGGCTTCCTGCTCACCTACCTTCTCCACTCCACCCACGCCGCCAAAAACGGATCGCGAGCCGGCCTTGGCATCACCCTTATCCAATATGGCTTCTACATGAAAGGATCACCCGACGACCCGCCAAAGATGACTGGTCCCGACGGATACGCTGCGCCCCCCAGATCCCAACTCGCACGACTTCCAGGCCAGCGATGTGACTGA